The following proteins are co-located in the Vicia villosa cultivar HV-30 ecotype Madison, WI unplaced genomic scaffold, Vvil1.0 ctg.000327F_1_1, whole genome shotgun sequence genome:
- the LOC131626893 gene encoding geranylgeranyl transferase type-1 subunit beta-like — translation MSSSEASSLQTMNKDLHITFTEMMYNLLPNPYESQEINHLTLAYFVISSLDILNALQNVEKEAIANWVLSFQVRRGTTFDPDNGQFYGFHGSRSSQFPPDENGVFCHNNSHLASTYCALSILKIVGYDFSNLDSESISTSMRNLQQPDGSFMPIHTGGETDLRFVYCAAAICFMLGNWNGMDKEKVKNYILKCQSYDGGFGLVPGAESHGGATYCAIASLRLMGFIEDNVLSSCSLPSLIDLPLLLDWILQRQGTDGGFQGRPNKTSDTCYAFWIGAVLRILGGCNFVDNKALRGFLVSCQYKYGGFSKFPGEFPDLYHSYYGFAAFSLLEESGLKSLCSELGITDIAAIGV, via the exons ATGAGTTCCTCCGAAGCATCATCACTGCAAACCATGAACAAAGATCTCCACATCACATTCACTGAAATGATGTACAACTTGCTTCCAAACCCATACGAATCCCAAGAAATCAACCACCTCACTCTCGCATACTTCGTCATCTCTTCTCTCGACATCCTCAACGCTCTCCAAAACGTTGAGAAAGAAGCTATTGCCAATTGGGTTTTGTCTTTTCAAGTTCGACGTGGAACCACGTTTGATCCTGACAATG GTCAATTCTATGGGTTTCATGGGTCCAGAAGTTCGCAGTTTCCTCCTGATGAAAATGGG GTTTTTTGCCATAACAACAGTCACTTGGCGAGTACTTATTGTGCCCTATCCATATTGAAAATCGTTGGTTATGATTTTTCCAATCTTGATTCTGAATCGATATCGACTTCCATGAGGAATCTTCAACAGCCCGATGGAAG TTTCATGCCTATTCATACCGGTGGTGAAACAGATCTTAGGTTTGTATATTGTGCAG CTGCTATTTGTTTCATGCTGGGTAACTGGAATGGCATGGACAAGGAAAAAGTCAAGAATTACATATTGAAATGCCAG TCTTATGATGGTGGATTTGGATTAGTTCCTGGTGCAGAATCTCATG GTGGTGCAACTTATTGTGCTATTGCGTCTCTCCGGTTAATGGGATTTATCGAAGACAATGTTCTCTCAAGTTGTAGTTTGCCTTCTTTGATAGATTTGCCATTGCTGTTGGACTGGATCTTGCAG AGACAGGGAACTGATGGTGGATTCCAAGGTAGACCTAATAAAACTAGCGATACTTGTTATGCATTTTG GATTGGAGCCGTTTTAAGGATTCTAGGGGGCTGCAACTTTGTTGACAATAAAGCCCTACGCGGATTTTTGGTTTCCTGTCAATACAAG TATGGCGGTTTCAGCAAATTCCCAGGAGAGTTTCCAGATCTGTACCATTCCTACTATGGATTTGCTGCTTTCAGTCTGTTGGAAGAATCTGGCTTGAAGTCACTTTGTTCTGAACTTGGAATCACTGATATAGCTGCAATTGGAGTCTAA